One segment of Curtobacterium poinsettiae DNA contains the following:
- a CDS encoding TNT domain-containing protein, whose amino-acid sequence MTFEQLRAALDNRGHSPEQVLLPDERPVGPPVEGALRVVQIGERFEVHCTDYGRARLVAASPDFDGIARSLLSFLDRPLPPVLAMTSAEVAAIETRLAPYYPKLREQITARGGASLIQLPPGILLDRIGALDGWLLTELNSSFESRSLPPTALREPSGVHQFVTEATVLVQASIVPSWFGQPGGSVRYAIADESVTIRDLIVDGSLRRVSVPVGAR is encoded by the coding sequence GTGACGTTCGAACAACTGCGCGCGGCCCTCGACAACCGGGGACACAGCCCCGAACAGGTGCTCCTCCCCGACGAACGTCCGGTCGGGCCGCCTGTCGAGGGCGCGCTCCGGGTGGTACAGATCGGGGAGCGGTTCGAGGTCCACTGCACGGACTACGGGCGAGCGCGGCTCGTCGCCGCGTCACCCGACTTCGACGGCATCGCTCGGTCGTTGTTGTCGTTCCTCGACCGGCCGCTTCCACCTGTCTTGGCGATGACCTCCGCTGAGGTCGCGGCGATCGAAACGCGACTCGCTCCGTATTACCCGAAGTTGCGCGAGCAGATCACCGCTCGTGGTGGAGCGAGCCTGATTCAGCTTCCGCCAGGAATCCTCCTCGACCGGATCGGTGCGCTCGACGGCTGGCTCCTGACAGAGCTGAATTCGTCGTTCGAGTCCCGCTCCTTGCCGCCGACGGCGCTTCGCGAGCCGTCTGGCGTCCACCAGTTCGTGACCGAGGCAACAGTCCTCGTACAGGCATCGATCGTGCCGAGCTGGTTCGGCCAGCCCGGAGGTTCTGTTCGCTACGCGATCGCCGACGAGTCGGTCACGATCCGGGACCTCATCGTCGACGGTTCGCTTCGGCGGGTTTCCGTGCCGGTCGGGGCGCGGTAG
- a CDS encoding TNT domain-containing protein has product MTGVVETGAIPYTDVQLEAITSGAASLRTVASAVRDGTADIVTAWSGISGSYEGPSDEELFAVMTPVGPQGTTFGDDLDTAAKALDTFVTEVTPIVAALKAYVTRAEQLHRDVDAFTPKTATTEYGNNAVVESWDQDATLTDENNAIINGVAAQVVAYQAAERTCANTIRGLSGLQPLHAMSGSGSDDALAYGYDELPAGTKLPWGTASERKESCSEKTVDFLPNMLKAVVVDGIWGTVKGLGTLVGLDGTGFHLETAATSWSGVLALTGFNTKTMQKDPELQREAWTQVGKATIGWDEWGRDPGRAAGQALWGIGSIVIPIAGQAGKLGAVGKVGGVAGGVGKAGKYLELVEPGAWVSKGLTKVLPKLDELKTIMTKGVGDDAVGSTGRLADFKTGLGDFLHGRHGDTDVEVPPARTEADADVRPGSDASARADGGSDATVRVPERELAPIGAGGRGEHGGTATADGGSTSGSHGGAGHGDGSGANGGGPTGQGGSGHGTDADHGTGSGAEPGDGVPPDRGHEANPKESFGQVPYGDGVANHAGPGGGPLVDDLTRADGELPKGVTHVRDEVAPVDESPGTTEPGYGEAHPDHGAFNPAFAAPGDPLYEGSGRVNPATEQFLTTKPGPDGYYGHHADGTPLTRDEYVERYIQPDGRPRYPENNGAVAGSRIEFEDPTTFDQYYSTTVDRMGGDTGGYFSFPGTSFEQRGLPPTNLRDPYSVFEMDTAAMKENGFRVQISRVDPAFAQPGGGLQVQIIDPSSGKALTVKQMLEGVPDFGWRPTLVRKAVVIP; this is encoded by the coding sequence GTGACCGGCGTCGTCGAGACGGGAGCCATTCCGTACACGGACGTCCAACTCGAGGCGATCACGAGCGGGGCCGCTTCGCTGCGGACCGTCGCATCCGCAGTCCGTGACGGCACTGCCGACATCGTGACCGCTTGGAGTGGCATCTCCGGATCCTACGAGGGCCCGAGCGACGAGGAACTGTTCGCGGTCATGACGCCCGTCGGACCCCAGGGCACGACGTTCGGCGACGACCTGGACACCGCTGCGAAGGCGCTGGACACGTTCGTCACCGAGGTCACGCCGATCGTCGCAGCGCTCAAGGCCTACGTCACACGTGCCGAGCAGCTGCACCGCGATGTCGACGCGTTCACCCCGAAGACCGCGACGACCGAGTACGGCAACAACGCGGTCGTCGAGTCCTGGGATCAGGATGCGACCCTGACCGACGAGAACAACGCGATCATCAACGGCGTCGCCGCCCAGGTGGTGGCGTACCAGGCTGCCGAGCGCACCTGCGCGAACACCATCCGCGGGCTGTCCGGCCTGCAACCGCTGCACGCGATGAGCGGCAGTGGCTCGGACGATGCCCTCGCATACGGCTACGACGAACTGCCCGCCGGCACGAAGCTGCCGTGGGGGACCGCATCGGAACGCAAGGAATCGTGCTCCGAGAAGACCGTCGACTTCCTGCCGAACATGCTCAAGGCCGTCGTCGTCGACGGCATCTGGGGCACCGTGAAGGGGCTCGGCACCCTCGTCGGTCTGGACGGCACGGGTTTCCACTTGGAAACCGCGGCGACGTCGTGGAGCGGAGTGCTCGCCCTCACCGGCTTCAACACGAAGACCATGCAGAAGGACCCTGAGCTCCAGCGCGAGGCGTGGACCCAGGTGGGGAAGGCCACCATCGGTTGGGACGAATGGGGCAGGGACCCCGGTCGCGCCGCCGGACAGGCCCTGTGGGGGATCGGCTCGATCGTCATCCCGATCGCCGGGCAGGCGGGCAAGCTCGGTGCCGTCGGCAAGGTCGGGGGAGTCGCGGGGGGCGTCGGCAAGGCGGGCAAGTACCTCGAGCTCGTCGAACCCGGCGCGTGGGTCTCGAAGGGCCTGACCAAGGTGCTGCCCAAGCTCGATGAGCTCAAGACGATCATGACGAAGGGCGTCGGTGACGACGCCGTCGGGTCGACCGGGCGCCTCGCCGACTTCAAGACCGGGCTCGGCGACTTCCTGCACGGACGACACGGCGACACCGACGTAGAGGTGCCGCCGGCTCGGACGGAGGCGGACGCGGACGTGCGTCCGGGGAGTGACGCGAGCGCGCGCGCTGACGGCGGCAGCGATGCGACGGTGCGCGTGCCGGAGCGGGAGCTTGCACCCATCGGGGCCGGTGGGCGCGGGGAACACGGCGGGACCGCGACGGCGGACGGTGGTTCGACGTCGGGGTCGCACGGCGGGGCTGGGCACGGGGACGGCTCGGGCGCGAACGGTGGCGGTCCGACGGGCCAGGGCGGCTCCGGCCACGGGACGGACGCCGACCACGGCACTGGGTCGGGTGCCGAGCCGGGCGACGGCGTTCCGCCGGACCGTGGGCACGAGGCGAACCCGAAGGAGTCGTTCGGGCAGGTGCCGTACGGGGACGGTGTGGCGAACCACGCGGGCCCCGGCGGCGGTCCGCTCGTTGACGACCTCACCCGTGCCGACGGCGAACTGCCGAAGGGGGTCACCCACGTCCGCGACGAGGTCGCTCCAGTCGACGAATCGCCGGGCACCACGGAGCCGGGGTACGGGGAAGCACATCCCGACCACGGCGCGTTCAACCCTGCGTTCGCCGCGCCAGGCGATCCGCTCTACGAAGGCAGCGGCCGTGTCAATCCCGCGACTGAGCAGTTCCTCACGACCAAACCCGGCCCTGACGGGTACTACGGTCACCATGCGGACGGCACCCCGCTGACCCGCGACGAGTACGTTGAGCGCTACATCCAGCCGGACGGGCGGCCTCGCTACCCGGAAAACAACGGCGCCGTCGCCGGATCGCGGATCGAGTTCGAAGATCCGACCACGTTCGATCAGTACTACTCGACGACCGTCGATCGCATGGGAGGTGACACTGGCGGGTACTTCTCGTTCCCGGGAACGTCGTTCGAACAACGCGGTCTTCCTCCCACGAATCTCCGTGACCCCTACTCCGTATTCGAGATGGACACGGCTGCGATGAAGGAGAACGGCTTCCGGGTGCAGATCAGCCGGGTTGATCCTGCGTTCGCGCAACCGGGCGGAGGTTTGCAGGTCCAGATCATCGATCCGTCGAGTGGGAAGGCCCTGACCGTGAAGCAGATGCTCGAAGGAGTACCAGACTTCGGTTGGCGACCGACGCTTGTCCGTAAGGCTGTGGTCATCCCGTGA
- a CDS encoding DUF6507 family protein, which translates to MVDGWRVDPAGVEAVLADVSTKATTMNNALGGSEDGSMRGVGEVVQDAATAAQSQVIGEALAGFFEHRQATLTGIQNRIQASLYGAAGATRAIVDGDDEMGAATAQANAVTASTNGDFRAFDGMFDR; encoded by the coding sequence GTGGTCGACGGATGGCGGGTCGACCCCGCGGGGGTCGAGGCTGTGCTGGCGGACGTGTCCACCAAGGCCACGACGATGAACAACGCACTGGGCGGATCCGAGGACGGATCCATGCGGGGCGTCGGAGAAGTCGTGCAGGACGCCGCGACGGCAGCACAGTCACAGGTGATCGGTGAGGCGCTTGCCGGGTTCTTCGAGCACCGGCAGGCCACACTCACGGGGATCCAGAATCGGATCCAGGCGTCGCTGTACGGTGCTGCCGGCGCAACACGCGCCATCGTCGACGGCGATGACGAGATGGGTGCAGCGACGGCGCAGGCGAACGCCGTCACGGCGTCCACCAACGGCGACTTCCGAGCGTTCGACGGGATGTTCGACCGGTGA
- a CDS encoding pore-forming ESAT-6 family protein — MSGGNQADRRDYDVAASQNAQDNFNAVAAQLESLIAQRDSAVKAAMADYQADGVSDEYHAKEQRWNTVAGEVKQIIATLRASLQSNDESAQSAISKAKSAVGNIG, encoded by the coding sequence ATGAGCGGTGGCAATCAGGCAGATCGTCGCGATTACGACGTCGCGGCCTCGCAGAACGCGCAGGACAACTTCAACGCCGTGGCGGCGCAGCTCGAGTCGCTCATCGCGCAGCGTGACTCGGCCGTGAAGGCAGCCATGGCCGACTACCAGGCCGACGGCGTCTCGGACGAGTACCACGCCAAGGAACAGCGGTGGAACACCGTCGCCGGCGAGGTCAAGCAGATCATCGCGACGCTGCGTGCATCGTTGCAGTCGAACGACGAGTCGGCGCAGTCGGCCATCAGCAAGGCGAAGTCAGCCGTCGGCAACATCGGCTGA
- a CDS encoding WXG100 family type VII secretion target: MKFAMGAQVLTNLTKQTSGASGDLGTLVRKLADSAEPLQGRFNGAGRQAFDRFKAETDTIANELNGALASVLQGISGMDRSFQEGDQDMAQSTSSLEGSSNFDAARFSGRA, from the coding sequence ATGAAGTTCGCGATGGGGGCTCAGGTCCTGACGAACCTGACCAAGCAGACGTCCGGTGCTTCCGGTGACCTGGGGACGCTCGTCCGCAAGCTCGCCGACTCGGCCGAGCCGCTGCAGGGTCGCTTCAACGGTGCCGGTCGACAGGCCTTCGACCGCTTCAAGGCCGAGACCGACACCATCGCCAACGAGCTGAACGGTGCGCTCGCGAGCGTGCTGCAGGGCATCTCGGGCATGGACCGTTCGTTCCAGGAAGGCGACCAGGACATGGCGCAGTCCACGAGCTCGCTCGAGGGCAGCTCGAACTTCGACGCGGCCCGCTTCAGCGGCCGCGCCTGA
- a CDS encoding FHA domain-containing protein, whose protein sequence is MIVPAEGRWGMSSIVVESVVPVLTCGRCGVATSQGQRFCTDCGALLGRTTGSAEYDALQGVATAPAGSVLLARLVDVVVCLLGGAAGAALLFLARAAVRSSDPVGTGVAGAVAGLVVTTVITVMRASRTGRGPGGLLLGTRVVDVDDALPAGPVRQLTRLGDRRYRRAAGAGSWAAATGTLTASLNRGREPLDPAVPALGTAFGAAASAGVRPGSTPLPGGAVQAGLDATRRAGFGPTPAPGFAAVPAPTEPVADDSVPPDAVVLRFDSGAVHWFGGTCVIGRNPEAEPGVATVAVPDLSRTLSKTHVALVQAGGVVVLRDLGSTNGTSVVRPDASFQDLVPGVDLPVPVGSTVRIGDHAFVVDRVGAAT, encoded by the coding sequence ATGATCGTTCCTGCCGAGGGGAGGTGGGGCATGTCGTCGATCGTGGTCGAGTCCGTGGTGCCCGTGCTGACCTGTGGTCGATGCGGGGTCGCAACGAGCCAGGGCCAGCGCTTCTGCACCGACTGCGGCGCCCTCCTCGGGCGCACGACCGGCTCCGCCGAGTACGACGCACTGCAGGGCGTCGCCACGGCCCCGGCCGGTTCCGTCCTCCTTGCCCGGCTGGTGGACGTCGTCGTCTGCCTGCTCGGCGGTGCCGCCGGCGCCGCCCTCCTCTTCCTCGCCCGCGCCGCGGTCCGCTCCTCTGACCCCGTGGGCACCGGCGTCGCCGGAGCGGTCGCCGGGCTCGTCGTGACGACCGTGATCACGGTGATGCGTGCCTCCAGGACGGGCCGCGGGCCGGGCGGGTTGCTCCTCGGTACCCGCGTCGTCGACGTCGACGACGCGCTGCCCGCCGGGCCCGTCCGGCAGCTCACCCGACTCGGTGACCGTCGGTACCGGCGTGCGGCCGGAGCCGGCTCGTGGGCCGCGGCGACGGGCACGCTGACCGCCTCGCTGAACCGCGGACGCGAGCCGCTCGACCCCGCGGTGCCCGCGCTCGGCACCGCCTTCGGTGCCGCCGCGTCGGCGGGTGTCCGTCCGGGGTCGACGCCGCTGCCTGGAGGCGCGGTGCAGGCTGGTCTGGACGCCACCCGTCGTGCGGGGTTCGGTCCCACCCCCGCGCCCGGATTCGCGGCGGTGCCCGCGCCGACCGAACCGGTGGCCGACGACTCGGTGCCGCCCGACGCGGTCGTCCTGCGGTTCGACTCCGGCGCCGTGCACTGGTTCGGCGGAACCTGCGTGATCGGCCGGAACCCCGAGGCGGAGCCCGGCGTCGCGACGGTTGCGGTGCCGGACCTGTCGCGCACGCTCTCGAAGACGCACGTCGCCCTCGTGCAGGCCGGCGGGGTCGTCGTGCTCCGCGACCTCGGTTCGACCAACGGCACCTCGGTGGTCCGTCCGGACGCCTCGTTCCAGGACCTCGTCCCCGGCGTGGACCTGCCCGTACCCGTCGGCTCGACGGTCCGGATCGGCGACCACGCGTTCGTGGTCGACCGGGTCGGAGCCGCGACGTGA
- a CDS encoding DUF6177 family protein — protein MNPLRGDTAEDDRPVAKHPLVDSAGDGSIRYETRSGIVRLGRAQADLLATAAREGARPILVTDGLSVVTEAFRQALLDCGGAWVVRGDDGLRNGLDGGRLDDFRDALRTDPPTLVQDVAVGYLRPWTPTADHLVVSVSVRHRAADETVLGATTELLATELAGAAPTGWGTHEPAGHAWDRCTLTEAARSRMPDATRFLAVGSPHAPLAVTIAVQRTEHGVEELTTGLLAVGALGDTVSDMRVAAVPQVLGRLATTQLPLFALVLRRPGRADLAQAPRLSPPPLPVAMLLGAPAVRQLDLDVEAMRDRFGAVIAGRPRIPALVLPFGRQQERNPVEELADVVGHIGPDRVADAVGMDDRTREQVQRAAEQ, from the coding sequence GTGAACCCGCTCCGAGGCGACACCGCCGAGGACGACCGCCCGGTCGCGAAGCACCCGCTCGTCGACTCGGCGGGCGACGGCAGCATCCGCTACGAGACCCGCTCGGGAATCGTGCGGCTCGGGCGCGCCCAGGCCGACCTGCTCGCCACCGCGGCACGCGAGGGCGCCCGCCCGATCCTGGTGACCGACGGCCTGTCCGTCGTGACCGAGGCCTTCCGCCAGGCGTTGCTCGACTGCGGCGGGGCGTGGGTCGTCCGCGGTGACGACGGCCTGCGGAACGGACTCGACGGCGGACGACTCGACGACTTCAGGGACGCGCTCCGGACCGACCCGCCGACCTTGGTGCAGGACGTCGCCGTTGGGTACCTGCGGCCGTGGACGCCGACGGCGGATCACCTCGTCGTCTCGGTGTCCGTCCGGCACCGGGCCGCGGACGAGACCGTCCTCGGGGCCACCACCGAACTCCTCGCGACGGAGCTCGCCGGGGCGGCACCGACCGGTTGGGGGACGCACGAACCCGCGGGTCACGCGTGGGACCGGTGCACGCTCACCGAGGCCGCTCGCTCGCGGATGCCCGACGCCACGCGGTTCCTCGCCGTCGGTTCACCCCACGCGCCCCTCGCGGTGACGATCGCCGTGCAGCGCACCGAGCACGGCGTCGAGGAGCTCACAACCGGGCTGCTCGCGGTCGGTGCGCTCGGGGACACCGTCTCCGACATGCGGGTCGCCGCCGTCCCGCAGGTGCTCGGGCGGCTCGCCACGACGCAGCTGCCGCTCTTCGCCCTGGTGCTCCGGCGCCCGGGCCGCGCGGACCTCGCGCAGGCGCCACGCCTGTCCCCGCCCCCGCTGCCGGTCGCGATGCTCCTCGGTGCGCCGGCGGTCCGGCAGCTCGACCTCGACGTCGAGGCGATGCGCGACCGCTTCGGCGCCGTCATCGCCGGACGCCCTCGGATCCCGGCGCTCGTGCTGCCCTTCGGGCGGCAGCAGGAGCGCAACCCGGTCGAGGAGCTGGCCGACGTCGTCGGCCACATCGGCCCCGACCGCGTCGCCGACGCCGTCGGGATGGACGACCGGACGAGGGAGCAGGTGCAGCGTGCCGCGGAACAGTGA
- a CDS encoding EsaB/YukD family protein, which yields MSDFTRVTVVGVGRRADVVVASDEPFAGLLPRLVDILDEPIADSAQPVALVRVTGEEVSLAADAATQEIADGEVLHLVRRADAPPPPEVSDVTDAVADSLGRRRDGWGTAARQSVAAAAVGATASVAGTLVVAAFTVASVRAAFDGGTVSPALLPSVLVGSGVVLAIAALVAGRAGARWTGIALTAAATGLALPIGLAVGPVVGRDGDQPAMVAALVLVWAWMALGFGLGVGQRTRTIGVAAVVGVVLPLLGMLTWLTPAPQAAGWGVVGIAAIAVCGLLPSVAMSSAGLTGLDDRVSGGEPVARARVVTALEDAYRALDWTTAAVAAPIALAGAALVSDRGPWAAGLGAAVVVVAALRTRAFPLTLQGVLLWSAVVVAAVLGLLGHATTAPFQVFGALAGLGVLGALLAGVRPAAHQRARLRSLGNVLETISVVVALPLLLGTFGLFAALLETF from the coding sequence TTGAGCGACTTCACCCGCGTGACCGTCGTCGGTGTCGGCCGCCGTGCCGACGTCGTCGTCGCCTCCGATGAGCCGTTCGCCGGACTGCTGCCGCGCCTGGTCGACATCCTCGACGAACCGATCGCGGACAGCGCGCAACCCGTCGCCCTCGTGCGCGTCACCGGCGAAGAGGTGTCTCTGGCCGCGGACGCCGCCACGCAGGAGATCGCCGACGGCGAGGTCCTGCACCTCGTCCGTCGCGCCGACGCACCTCCGCCGCCCGAGGTCTCCGACGTCACCGACGCCGTCGCGGACTCGCTCGGCCGTCGTCGCGACGGCTGGGGCACCGCCGCACGCCAGTCCGTCGCCGCCGCAGCCGTCGGGGCCACCGCCTCGGTCGCGGGCACCCTCGTGGTCGCCGCGTTCACCGTCGCGTCGGTCCGAGCCGCGTTCGACGGCGGGACCGTCTCCCCCGCACTGTTGCCGTCCGTGCTCGTCGGCAGCGGCGTGGTCCTGGCGATCGCGGCGCTCGTCGCGGGTCGTGCCGGGGCCCGCTGGACCGGCATCGCCCTCACCGCCGCGGCCACCGGGCTCGCGCTGCCGATCGGGCTGGCCGTCGGACCGGTCGTCGGGCGGGACGGCGACCAACCCGCGATGGTCGCCGCCCTGGTGCTCGTCTGGGCGTGGATGGCGCTCGGTTTCGGACTCGGCGTCGGACAGCGCACGCGCACGATCGGCGTCGCGGCCGTCGTCGGCGTCGTGCTCCCGCTGCTCGGCATGCTCACCTGGCTCACTCCGGCCCCGCAGGCCGCCGGTTGGGGCGTGGTCGGGATCGCAGCCATCGCCGTCTGCGGGCTCCTGCCCTCGGTCGCGATGTCCTCCGCCGGACTGACCGGCCTCGACGACCGGGTGAGCGGCGGCGAGCCCGTCGCTCGCGCCCGCGTCGTCACGGCGCTCGAGGACGCGTACCGGGCACTCGACTGGACGACCGCCGCGGTGGCCGCCCCCATCGCCCTCGCCGGCGCCGCACTCGTCTCCGACCGCGGCCCCTGGGCCGCCGGGCTCGGCGCCGCGGTGGTCGTCGTCGCCGCACTCCGCACGCGCGCCTTCCCGCTGACGCTGCAGGGCGTGCTGCTCTGGAGCGCCGTCGTGGTCGCCGCGGTGCTCGGGCTCCTCGGCCATGCCACCACCGCACCGTTCCAGGTGTTCGGCGCGCTCGCAGGCCTCGGGGTGCTCGGAGCCCTGCTTGCCGGGGTCCGGCCGGCCGCACACCAGCGAGCCCGGCTGCGGTCGCTCGGCAACGTCCTCGAGACCATCTCGGTCGTCGTGGCACTGCCGCTGCTGCTCGGTACCTTCGGTCTCTTCGCCGCACTCCTGGAGACGTTCTGA